In one window of Vanrija pseudolonga chromosome 5, complete sequence DNA:
- the CNB00190 gene encoding putative 1-aminocyclopropane-1-carboxylate deaminase, producing the protein MSSTYKTKLASIPREQFLFGPSPIQHLPNLQQHLGGKVNIYAKRDDCNSGLAYGGNKVRKLEYLVADAKAQGADTLVSVGGVQSNHTRAVTAVATASGMKAVTVQEKWVPIDPPLYDKTGNILLSRIMGGDVRLNAEGFDIGHKAATEAAFNEVKAKGGKPYYIPAGASDHPLGGLGFTNFVVELAAQEAALGIFFDTLIVCSVTGSSHAGLVVGAVAEGKGRKVIGIDASAKPDATREQVTRIARATAQLLDPALHIPDEAVVLDERFHAGVYGVPDAQTIAAIETAARTDAMITDPVYEGKSMAGLIRLVEEGAIAPGANVLYVHLGGQPALNAYSSYF; encoded by the exons ATGTCATCCACGTACAAGACCAAGCTTGCGTCCATCCCGCGCGAGCAGTTCCTC TTTGGCCCGTCGCCAATCCAGCACCTGCCCAACCTGCAGCAACACCTCGGGGGCAAGGTCAACATCTATGCCAAGCGGGACGACTGTAACAGCGGGCTGGCGTACGGGGGCAACAAGGTGCGGAAG CTCGAGTACCTCGTagccgacgccaaggcccaaggcgccgacacgctcgtgTCCGTTGGCGGCGTGCAGAGCAACCACACGCGCGCCGTgacggccgtcgcgacggcgagcgggaTGAAGGCCGTGACGGTACAGGAGAAG TGGGTGCCCATCGACCCGCCGCTGTACGACAAGACGGGCAACATCCTCCTCTCGCGCATCATGGGCGGGGACGTGCGGCTTAATGCCGAGGGGTTCGATATCGGGCACAAGGCGGCCACGGAGGCGGCGTTCAACGAGGTCAAGGCGAAGGGCGGGAAGCCATA CTACATCCCCGCCGGGGCGTCAGACCACCcgctcggcgggctgggtTTCACGAActttgtcgtcgagctcgcggcgcaaGAGGCCGCGCTGGGCATCTTCTTCGACACGCTCATAGTGTGCAGCGTGACGGGCTCGAGCCATgccgggctcgtcgtcggcgccgtggccgagggcaaggggcGCAAGGTGATCGGCATCGACGCGAGTGCCAAGCCCGACGCTACACGCGAGCAAGTTACCCGTATCGCGCGGGCTacggcgcagctgctcgacccgGCGCTGCACAtccccgacgaggcggtcgtgctcgacgagcgcttCCACGCGGGCGTGTATGGCGTGCCCGATGCGCAGACGATCGCGGCGATCGAGA CTGCCGCGCGCACAGACGCAATGATCACCGACCCCGTGTACGAGGGCAAGTCGATGGCGGGCCTCATCCGCCTCGTGGAGGAAGGCGCCATCGCGCCGGGCGCCAACGTCCTCTATGTGCATCTTGGCGGGCAGCCCGCGCTGAATGCGTACAGCAGCTACTTTTGa